One Plectropomus leopardus isolate mb unplaced genomic scaffold, YSFRI_Pleo_2.0 unplaced_scaffold13043, whole genome shotgun sequence genomic window, GTGGGAGCGTGGATGTGACCGACTGCAGACTGAGCTCCAGCTGCTGTTTCAGACaggatttattttgtgttccAGGTTAACGTTCAGAGCACACAGCGACACCCAGAGACGCCCGTCAACGTCGCAGGATTCCACTTCCCCTCCAAGGTGAGACGCAGATCCGTTTCTGAGGCCGTCTTCATGTTCGTTCTGACATGAGAGTAACATCgaaaatgtgtctgtaaatAAAACCCAAACTCCCCCGTCCCTCCAGAAACCCGTGGACGGCGTGAACGTCCAACGGACTCAAACAGAGACGAAGACGTCAAACAGCGACGAGTTCAACAGCTTCCAGTTCTGGAGGGCGCCGCTGCCGCCCATCGACAGCGAGCTGCTGGATCTGCTGGTGAGTCCCGACAAACTGTTGAGCTGTCGGCATCAGAAGAAACCCGACACCGACGCTCTCCGAGACGCATTTCACCCACTCAGCCGGGAGATTTTGGAATCCAGCAGCCACAGCGACAGACCAGAGAGTTAATTCACAACACTGATcatcatcatgtgacctcacagcgtcatgtgacctcacagcgtcatgtgacgtcacagcgtcatgtgacctcacagcatcatgtgacgtcacagcgtcatgtgacctcacagcgtcatgtgacctcacagcgtcatgtgaccttacaatgtcatgtgacctcacagtgtcatgtgaccttacaatgtcatgtgacttagaaaagactaaaaagtttttccactgcagtttggacaaacatgtctttttaaatCAGCTGATGCCAGaggaaacactttttacattaaatgagttattttttcaaaatcagcaTCTTTCCATAAGGCATCTTTTATATTAGCACTTTCAGTACGGTTGAAAGGTTAACGTAAACTCAGCACGCCACCGATCATGTTTACTGTTCATGTCGTCGCTGCTCCAGGATCCCGTGGAGGCTCTGAATTCAAAGAACACGCGGACGGACACCAGGACAGACATGCGAACGGACACGAAGACGTCTTCTGTGGCGGCCGACGGCGACGAGTTCAACAGCTTCCAGTTCTGGAGAGAGCCGGTGGCGTCCATCGACGGCGAGCTGCTGGATCTGCTGGTGAGTGTGAGATCATCGGCCGATGTTTTAACGCCTCTGGAGCCCAAATCAGCCAAAAACTTGAATACGCAGTTTCAGGTCTCACATGCAGaataaaaagcctgaaaaaCGATGAGATACGAATGTGAAACGctcaaacagtcattttaggtttttcaggtttcaggttttTTGATTCTGGCGTCGATCCGGATCATTAAATGAGGACGAAGACCATCAGAAACTCAAAGTCAGCTGATACTA contains:
- the mllt11 gene encoding protein AF1q; the encoded protein is RIYFVFQVNVQSTQRHPETPVNVAGFHFPSKKPVDGVNVQRTQTETKTSNSDEFNSFQFWRAPLPPIDSELLDLLDPVEALNSKNTRTDTRTDMRTDTKTSSVAADGDEFNSFQFWREPVASIDGELLDLL